A window from Staphylococcus succinus encodes these proteins:
- a CDS encoding FUSC family protein, whose product MKLGARILKTGIAIILALFIASLLPNEAGLKAIAGVSAVVAMQPSVYRSLKIVSEQALGNVVGALLSVAMVTIFGDNVVIMGVTVILLIAILFRFNLAHVATLASVTALIIMGQHSGDFYVSAFYRFVLVMIGVISSSLVNLLFLPPKFESKIYYNSLNICSDIFVWFKLVLNDTSEYHHIKEDRGLISKRISKLEQTFGYYEEEKPWTKKQIFSQNRKKILFKEVVRSTRQAYEVLKRMNRYQNDLHNINHELLLQIKLEIDTLIAYHEQIFVSLSKKARYDVSQLDSQIENPQKKDLMDAFQKEIIKNPYQTMYSYANLMQIVAAIEEYRYTLEHLDRLRISFFSYHTNDNEIDILEEDFDL is encoded by the coding sequence TTGAAATTAGGAGCCCGTATTCTGAAGACAGGTATAGCTATTATACTTGCTTTGTTTATCGCTTCTCTACTACCCAATGAAGCTGGTTTAAAAGCTATAGCTGGTGTCAGTGCAGTTGTTGCTATGCAGCCAAGTGTCTATCGGTCACTTAAAATTGTTTCAGAACAGGCACTTGGTAACGTAGTTGGAGCATTATTATCAGTAGCTATGGTTACGATATTTGGAGATAACGTGGTAATCATGGGTGTAACTGTAATATTATTAATTGCAATTCTATTTCGTTTTAATTTAGCACACGTTGCTACATTAGCAAGTGTTACTGCATTAATTATTATGGGACAACACTCAGGAGACTTTTACGTATCTGCTTTTTATAGATTTGTACTTGTTATGATTGGCGTTATAAGTTCATCTCTAGTTAACCTTCTATTCTTACCACCTAAATTCGAATCTAAAATTTATTATAATTCCTTAAATATTTGTTCAGATATTTTTGTGTGGTTCAAATTAGTGCTAAATGATACTTCTGAATATCATCATATTAAAGAAGACAGAGGATTAATTAGTAAGCGCATAAGCAAACTTGAACAAACTTTTGGTTATTATGAGGAAGAGAAACCCTGGACGAAGAAGCAAATTTTCTCACAAAATAGAAAGAAAATACTTTTTAAAGAAGTCGTTCGTAGTACAAGACAAGCATATGAAGTTTTAAAAAGAATGAATCGTTATCAAAACGACCTTCATAATATTAATCATGAATTACTATTACAGATTAAATTAGAAATCGATACCTTAATCGCCTATCACGAACAAATTTTTGTTAGTCTTTCAAAAAAAGCGCGATATGATGTTAGTCAATTAGATAGTCAGATTGAAAATCCACAAAAAAAAGACTTGATGGATGCTTTCCAAAAAGAGATAATAAAAAATCCTTATCAAACTATGTATTCTTATGCTAACTTAATGCAAATTGTTGCTGCAATCGAAGAATACCGTTATACGCTAGAACATTTAGATAGATTACGTATTAGTTTCTTTTCATATCATACAAATGATAATGAAATTGATATATTAGAAGAAGATTTTGATTTATAA